Proteins encoded in a region of the Ziziphus jujuba cultivar Dongzao chromosome 3, ASM3175591v1 genome:
- the LOC107422101 gene encoding protein FAR1-RELATED SEQUENCE 5, which produces MTGAASGHDFLDSDGGSDDETFEKFCEHEAVEDELLPRCSLNNDVNDCLIPKELHVEGLSAESLEPYAGMTFPSLEDARNFYYEYAKHTGFTIRTNRIRHSLKNMAIIGRDFVCSREGFRAAKHTLRKDRVLPPRPITREGCKAMIRLAARDGGKWVVTKFVHDHNHKLMTSCKFSGELPIVNILSEEEKDKKIQDLYDELQHERQRSVALQHQLSMILEDLEEHAEFMSIRVEDIINSIKEIELGDL; this is translated from the exons ATGACAGGTGCTGCTAGCGGACATGATTTTCTTGACAGTGATGGAGGTTCAGATGATGaaacttttgaaaaattttgtgaACATGAAGCTGTGGAAGATGAGCTGCTGCCTCGTTGTAGTTTAAATAATGATGTAAATGATTGCCTGATTCCAAAAGAACTGCATGTGGAAGGCTTAAGTGCTGAAAGTTTGGAACCATATGCTGGGATGACTTTTCCCTCACTAGAGGATGCACGTAATTTCTATTATGAATATGCCAAGCATACAGGTTTCACAATACGAACAAATCGAATCCGACATTCATTGAAGAACATGGCTATAATCGGTAGGGACTTTGTATGTTCCAGGGAGGGTTTTCGTGCTGCAAAGCATACACTTAGAAAAGATAGGGTTCTTCCTCCTCGCCCAATTACAAGGGAAGGATGCAAAGCTATGATAAGGTTGGCGGCAAGGGATGGAGGGAAATGGGTAGTTACAAAGTTTGTTCATGATCACAACCACAAACTAATGACTTCTTGTAAATTTTCAGGGGAACTACCAATTGTAAATATACTTAGTGAG GAAGAGAAGGATAAAAAAATCCAAGATCTGTACGATGAGCTGCAACATGAAAGACAACGATCTGTAGCATTACAACATCAGCTAAGCATGATTCTCGAGGATCTTGAAGAACACGCTGAGTTCATGTCTATTAGAGTTGAAGATATAATTAACAGCATAAAAGAAATTGAACTTGGTGACCTGTAG